DNA sequence from the Chlorocebus sabaeus isolate Y175 chromosome 25, mChlSab1.0.hap1, whole genome shotgun sequence genome:
TTGAACATGTTTGGAACAGTATGTATTTTCCTTGAGCATGTTTGGAACGGGGTTTGTGTAATGATGTTGATCAAATGTCTGACCTGAAATGAGCGTGTAGACAAAAGGTAACACTGAAGAACCCTGTGACAGACAACTTTGAAAAGAGTTTAATGATGTTTAGCATTTTAATAGAAGGCCTCATTTGTATTCCACCTCCTGGTAACATTTTTATCCGTGGATGGCTTGCTTGGGTAAGGACATGAAGATAGTTCCTCTAGCttgtttgtttctgaaatgtGGTCTTACTAATTGATGACTGTTACAGAGTCGTTTTgttagaaaattttgaaaagtggGCAGTATGAAAGTACTGTATTAAAGCAGTTATTTAAAAGCATTAgatatttgaaagtaaatatttgaatattgttTACTTTGAAAAGTAAATGATATTCAATGTAGGAAATGGTGTGAAACTTTTTCAGGTGCCGATGTTTGGAGACCTTTTAAAGGTATGTTTTATTGATGTTAACATGTTTATTGAGTGAGCTACTGTTagtgatgattttaaaattaaagcagatGGGAATCTCTctgaaagaaaatggagattAATCTTAAACTGAAACAGTAGTTGGGAAATCTTTTAGAAATCCACCTATTATTTCTACCTATTGGTAAAGGAGATTAAATTTCTGCAGGTATGGAGAGTCAACTTGACTACACCTTGTGGAGCaagttttaaagaagaaaggTATAGCAGtcccaagttgtttttttttttgttttttaattgaggcCAGAGTCTAGCTCTTGCCCGgaatggagtgcagtgtcactatcagctcactgcaacctctgcctcccgggttctagggattctcctgtctcagcctcctgagtagctgggattacagccatgtgcctccacgcctggctaatttttgtactgccatgttgttcaggctggtctccaacttttgacctcaagtgatctgtgtgcattgacctcccaaagtgctgggattacaggcgtgagccaccgggtccCACCTCAAGTCTGGTTTTTAAAGTGTCGTAAAGCCGATACAATGATGATAACATAGTTCAGCAGACTAACGCTGATGAGCAATATATTAAGTCTTTCGCTCCTATCTGATGTATCTGGCTGTAACATTCTAGTTTATGCCCTGAAAAGGGGAATATAGTCATTCTACAGTGTTTGGAGATTTTGGGTTACTCTCAATTGTATGCAAGTTGTCTTACTGTGTATTGTCCCTTAATTTCAGGACTCAGAATTCATGCTTGAAGAAATGCAGGTTAGTTTAAACTTTTAAGGAAATTTTTAAGGTGGCAG
Encoded proteins:
- the LOC103230560 gene encoding uncharacterized protein isoform X2 — encoded protein: MIFNVGNGVKLFQVPMFGDLLKVWRVNLTTPCGASFKEERTQNSCLKKCRQTCYPKLEFLMTTASKHVAYRLKGSCLTQAGVQWPFEAYYSLPQTSGLK